The proteins below come from a single Salinivibrio kushneri genomic window:
- a CDS encoding glutaredoxin family protein, whose product MKRITVYVGPRCPHCEAAKAYLDKKGLRYRVVDTATPKGKKLLAATGSRGVPVICIGDTTLRGFSPKAVEKALKGE is encoded by the coding sequence ATGAAACGTATTACTGTATATGTAGGTCCGCGCTGTCCTCACTGTGAGGCGGCCAAAGCTTACTTGGATAAAAAAGGGCTGCGTTATCGTGTTGTCGATACGGCCACACCCAAAGGCAAGAAGCTGCTGGCGGCAACAGGCTCGCGGGGTGTCCCGGTGATTTGCATTGGCGATACTACTTTGCGCGGTTTTTCGCCCAAAGCGGTCGAGAAAGCCCTGAAAGGGGAATAA
- the rmuC gene encoding DNA recombination protein RmuC, producing MLDGLSLSTLSILTFCFGVISASGLSYWLHRRVVAQYQQWFDSQYAQQQSTADLQQQQLRQQLEQQQQELDSLDVERDRLTQELRQYYGKLTSASEKLRQLEQLRQDNQALSDKLDVVREEKSELLAELREVKASAEQQLNAAKEKHALLENAEERLRTQFEQLANQVFEQKVHSVDEQNKMSLESLLGPLKSQLEGFKKQVTDSFGEQAKERHTLIHEIKNLQQLNADMTREAHNLTQALKGDNKQQGNWGEVVLARILEQSGLREGREYQTQVSFENEQGKRYQPDVVVKLPQEKDVVIDAKMALVAYERYYNADTLAEQDAALKEHVQAIRQHIRGLGRKDYHQLHGVRSLDYVLMFIPVEPAFQVAVEADASLIREAMDNNIMLVSPTTLLVALRTINNLWRYEYQNQNAKQIAERASKLYDKMRLFVGDMEALGNALGKASDSYQGAMNKLSQGRGNIIRQAEGFKALGVEVKRDISPSLASVATEPAADEPLNLTQAERDASQQ from the coding sequence ATGCTTGATGGCCTGTCATTATCCACCTTGTCTATCCTGACGTTTTGTTTCGGCGTTATCAGTGCCTCAGGGCTGAGCTATTGGCTGCATCGGCGTGTGGTTGCCCAATATCAACAATGGTTTGATAGCCAATATGCCCAACAGCAGTCGACCGCTGACTTACAGCAACAACAGCTTCGTCAGCAACTGGAGCAACAACAACAAGAATTGGATAGCTTGGATGTTGAGCGCGATCGTCTGACGCAAGAGCTACGCCAGTATTACGGCAAATTAACCTCTGCCAGTGAGAAGCTACGTCAACTGGAGCAATTACGCCAAGACAATCAAGCGCTGTCAGACAAACTGGATGTGGTACGTGAGGAAAAGTCAGAACTGTTAGCTGAGCTTCGTGAAGTCAAAGCGAGTGCGGAGCAACAACTCAATGCGGCAAAAGAAAAGCACGCGTTATTGGAAAACGCGGAAGAGAGGCTGCGCACCCAATTTGAACAGCTGGCCAACCAGGTATTTGAGCAAAAAGTCCATTCTGTTGATGAGCAAAACAAGATGAGCTTAGAGAGCTTACTGGGGCCCCTTAAGTCGCAGTTGGAAGGGTTTAAAAAGCAAGTGACTGACAGCTTTGGTGAACAAGCGAAAGAGCGTCACACCCTGATTCATGAAATCAAAAACCTTCAGCAACTGAACGCGGATATGACCCGTGAAGCGCACAATCTGACGCAAGCGTTAAAAGGTGACAACAAGCAACAGGGCAACTGGGGCGAAGTGGTGTTGGCGCGTATCTTAGAACAGTCCGGTTTGCGTGAAGGGCGTGAGTATCAAACGCAAGTGAGCTTTGAAAACGAGCAAGGTAAGCGTTATCAGCCTGATGTGGTGGTGAAATTACCCCAAGAAAAAGACGTGGTGATTGATGCCAAAATGGCCCTCGTCGCCTATGAACGCTACTACAACGCAGACACCTTGGCTGAGCAAGATGCGGCGCTAAAAGAGCATGTACAAGCCATTCGTCAGCATATCCGCGGGCTGGGGCGTAAAGATTATCATCAGCTTCATGGGGTGCGTTCACTGGACTATGTACTGATGTTTATTCCGGTGGAGCCGGCTTTCCAAGTTGCGGTCGAGGCTGATGCCAGCCTGATCCGTGAGGCGATGGATAATAATATTATGTTGGTCAGCCCCACCACCTTGCTGGTGGCACTGCGTACCATCAATAACCTATGGCGCTATGAATACCAAAACCAAAATGCCAAACAAATCGCAGAGAGAGCGAGCAAGCTTTATGACAAGATGCGCCTATTTGTCGGTGATATGGAAGCGCTAGGCAATGCGCTGGGTAAAGCCAGTGACAGTTATCAAGGGGCGATGAATAAACTCAGCCAAGGCCGCGGTAATATCATTCGCCAAGCCGAGGGGTTTAAAGCGCTGGGGGTTGAGGTAAAAAGGGATATCAGCCCGTCGCTTGCCAGTGTTGCTACCGAGCCGGCGGCAGATGAACCTCTCAACCTGACCCAGGCCGAACGGGACGCCAGCCAGCAATAA
- a CDS encoding aminopeptidase P family protein, with the protein MDAILTKRIEQLRHWLAQHDYDALLIPHEDEYLGEYVPEHNERLHWATGFTGSAGAAVITRDKAAIFVDGRYVVQVRKQVPAGLFDYCHLIDEPPVQWAQQQLPKGAKLAIDARMHSAAWYKRTQRALDGALTLVSVEQNPIESLWDDRPAPLNSPAILLGEEKTGRASLDKRQTIGQQLADRNLDAAVLTQPDAVCWLLNIRGRDIPRLPVVLTQAIIKQSGDVTVFIDPDRLPEGFDAHVGQGVSVAHPDSLVDALQALTGQRVLVDPNGANAWTLNTLQQAQVTVVEAQDPCALEKAAKNPQEIAGMRACHVRDGVAVTRFLAWFDRQVDAGERPDEAVLADTLYQFRQQDDQLVDLSFDTISAAGGNAAMCHYNHNNQPKPSVIESNNVYLVDSGGQYYDGTTDITRTVPVGECSAEIKKAFTLVLKGHIALATALFPKGTSGSQLDALARQYLWQHGYDFDHGTGHGVGHFLDVHEGPQRISKAPNSVALLPGMVVSNEPGYYRADAFGIRIENLELIEEKPTEGDMTMLGFASLTRAPIDRRLVDVSLLSEAEIQWWNRYHQTVWDEISPHLDDQDQAWLKQATAPLSR; encoded by the coding sequence ATGGACGCGATCCTTACCAAGCGTATTGAGCAGCTAAGACACTGGCTGGCTCAACACGATTATGACGCCCTACTCATCCCCCACGAAGACGAATATCTCGGTGAGTATGTGCCTGAGCACAATGAACGCCTCCACTGGGCGACCGGCTTTACCGGATCAGCAGGCGCTGCGGTGATCACCCGCGACAAGGCGGCGATTTTTGTTGATGGCCGCTATGTGGTTCAAGTCCGCAAGCAAGTCCCCGCCGGCCTGTTTGACTACTGCCACCTGATTGATGAGCCACCGGTGCAATGGGCCCAGCAACAATTGCCAAAGGGTGCCAAGCTGGCTATCGACGCTCGCATGCATAGCGCCGCTTGGTACAAACGCACCCAACGCGCGCTAGATGGAGCTTTGACACTGGTGAGTGTGGAGCAAAACCCGATTGAAAGCTTGTGGGACGATCGCCCCGCCCCGCTTAATAGCCCTGCCATTTTACTGGGTGAAGAGAAAACCGGCCGCGCCAGCTTAGATAAACGTCAAACCATTGGCCAGCAGTTAGCCGATCGGAATCTTGATGCCGCGGTACTCACTCAACCCGATGCCGTCTGTTGGCTGCTCAATATCCGTGGTCGCGATATCCCACGTTTGCCCGTGGTACTGACCCAAGCGATTATCAAGCAATCCGGTGACGTGACGGTGTTTATCGATCCTGACCGTCTCCCCGAAGGCTTTGATGCACACGTGGGCCAAGGCGTGAGCGTCGCGCACCCAGACAGCCTGGTTGATGCTCTGCAAGCGCTGACTGGTCAACGTGTATTGGTCGACCCAAACGGTGCCAATGCGTGGACACTGAACACGCTCCAACAAGCGCAAGTCACCGTGGTGGAAGCGCAAGACCCATGTGCGCTTGAAAAAGCGGCCAAGAACCCGCAAGAAATCGCCGGAATGCGTGCCTGTCACGTGCGCGATGGTGTTGCCGTGACCCGCTTTTTAGCTTGGTTTGACCGTCAAGTCGACGCCGGTGAACGCCCTGACGAAGCCGTGCTCGCAGACACCCTGTATCAATTCCGCCAACAAGACGATCAACTGGTCGACTTAAGCTTTGATACCATTTCCGCCGCCGGTGGCAATGCGGCCATGTGTCACTATAACCACAACAATCAGCCCAAACCGAGCGTGATTGAGAGCAACAACGTCTACTTGGTCGACTCAGGCGGTCAATACTATGACGGCACCACCGACATTACCCGTACCGTGCCGGTGGGCGAATGCAGCGCTGAGATCAAAAAGGCCTTCACGCTGGTGCTTAAAGGACATATTGCGCTGGCCACCGCGCTGTTCCCGAAAGGCACCTCAGGCAGCCAGCTTGATGCCTTAGCACGCCAGTATTTGTGGCAACACGGCTATGATTTTGACCATGGCACCGGTCACGGTGTCGGGCATTTCTTGGACGTGCACGAAGGTCCGCAGCGCATTTCCAAAGCGCCCAATAGCGTCGCGCTATTGCCAGGCATGGTGGTGTCAAACGAGCCGGGCTACTATCGCGCCGACGCGTTTGGGATCCGGATTGAAAACCTCGAGTTGATTGAAGAAAAGCCCACCGAGGGCGACATGACGATGCTCGGGTTTGCCTCACTCACGCGTGCACCGATCGATCGTCGTTTGGTCGACGTGAGCTTACTCAGCGAGGCGGAAATCCAGTGGTGGAATCGCTATCATCAAACCGTGTGGGATGAAATCAGTCCCCACCTCGATGATCAAGACCAAGCTTGGTTAAAACAAGCGACCGCGCCGCTAAGCCGTTAA
- a CDS encoding ubiquinone biosynthesis accessory factor UbiJ: MALDSLVCAALETALNAVIAKDADSQRRLARLKGRCIGVTIQELDRQLVFIFGQRIDVLSHYEGERDADLSLSLSALPQLQQKANLTALIKADKLTLEGDIDVAQQFSQLLSGIELDVAEWLAPYTGDVIAHTVVSHAQQRWQQLQQLAQRQQRYVGDVITEEWRLAPGPLEVAAYSDQVDELRSDVARLEARFKQLVERVGSA, from the coding sequence ATGGCGCTTGATTCACTTGTATGCGCGGCCCTTGAAACAGCGTTAAATGCTGTGATTGCCAAAGACGCCGACAGCCAGCGTCGCCTTGCTCGGCTAAAAGGGCGTTGTATTGGTGTTACGATCCAAGAGCTTGATCGCCAACTGGTTTTTATCTTCGGCCAGCGTATCGATGTACTCAGTCATTATGAGGGCGAGCGTGATGCGGATTTGTCATTATCACTGTCGGCACTGCCGCAGCTACAGCAAAAGGCCAATTTAACCGCGCTAATCAAAGCGGATAAACTCACGCTTGAAGGCGATATTGACGTGGCGCAGCAGTTCTCACAGTTGCTCAGCGGTATCGAACTGGATGTGGCTGAGTGGTTGGCACCGTACACTGGCGATGTAATTGCCCACACGGTAGTGAGTCACGCCCAGCAGCGTTGGCAGCAACTCCAGCAATTGGCACAGCGACAACAGCGTTATGTGGGGGATGTGATTACTGAAGAGTGGCGTTTAGCGCCTGGGCCACTTGAAGTCGCCGCCTACAGTGACCAAGTGGACGAGCTGCGCAGCGATGTCGCGCGGTTGGAAGCCAGGTTTAAGCAGTTGGTAGAACGGGTGGGGTCTGCATGA
- a CDS encoding LysR family transcriptional regulator → MDLDQLQRTDLNLLVCLHVLLEECNVTGTAKRLHLSQSAVSKNLARLRAQFNDPLFTRAAHGLKPTVRAQALQAKLRALLNDVAAMTEPDHFQPHLSDRCFRFALVESAYPLLLPQFIGDMLEAAPAITLNTAAWDQTTFDGLARGNIDFGITGKDLNPADAMLTMMPPKGVRYQELCQDHQCVLMRADHPALKGPWDEARYLGLRHVQVKCDGNDRWLLDYKLAERNIERDIAMYVPDFNSAASLCTYTDLVFTSPSQFAHYIAASLNLVVRPLPTPIPPMAYTLFWHQNQENDPGHQWLKALIISRCQQFSPAKLQPIANRARV, encoded by the coding sequence ATGGATTTGGATCAGCTGCAGCGCACCGACCTCAATTTATTGGTGTGTCTACATGTATTGTTGGAAGAGTGCAATGTCACGGGCACGGCCAAACGCCTACATTTAAGCCAATCGGCGGTAAGTAAAAATTTGGCCCGACTAAGAGCGCAATTTAACGACCCACTTTTTACGCGAGCAGCCCACGGGCTCAAACCCACCGTTCGAGCGCAAGCCTTACAGGCGAAATTACGCGCTTTACTCAATGATGTTGCGGCGATGACCGAGCCGGATCACTTTCAGCCGCACTTAAGCGATCGTTGTTTTCGCTTTGCCCTCGTCGAGAGCGCCTATCCATTGCTACTGCCACAGTTTATTGGCGATATGCTGGAAGCGGCTCCAGCTATCACCCTCAATACCGCCGCTTGGGATCAAACCACCTTTGATGGCCTCGCCCGCGGCAATATCGATTTTGGTATTACCGGTAAAGATTTAAATCCCGCCGATGCCATGCTGACCATGATGCCGCCCAAAGGCGTACGCTACCAAGAGCTTTGCCAAGATCACCAGTGTGTGTTGATGCGCGCCGATCACCCGGCACTCAAGGGTCCATGGGATGAAGCGCGTTACCTTGGACTGCGACATGTACAGGTGAAGTGTGATGGGAATGACCGCTGGCTGTTGGACTATAAACTGGCAGAGCGTAATATTGAGCGTGACATTGCCATGTACGTGCCAGATTTCAACAGTGCGGCGAGCCTGTGTACCTATACCGACCTGGTGTTTACCTCACCAAGCCAGTTTGCGCATTATATTGCCGCGTCGCTCAATTTGGTGGTACGGCCGTTACCGACGCCAATACCGCCGATGGCGTACACCTTGTTTTGGCATCAAAACCAAGAAAATGACCCGGGGCACCAATGGCTGAAAGCCTTGATTATTTCGCGCTGTCAGCAATTTAGCCCAGCAAAATTGCAGCCTATCGCCAATCGCGCTAGGGTCTAA
- the ubiE gene encoding bifunctional demethylmenaquinone methyltransferase/2-methoxy-6-polyprenyl-1,4-benzoquinol methylase UbiE, producing the protein MTDKNAHQDQETIDFGYQQVKRQEKESLVANVFHSVAAKYDLMNDVMSMGIHRIWKRFTIDCSGVRPGQKVLDLAGGTGDLTAKFSRLVGERGEVVLADINNSMLKVGRDKLRDKGIVGNVSYVQANAEALPFPDDHFDCITIAFGLRNVTDKDAALRSMFRVLKPGGRLLVLEFSKPVAEPLSKVYDAYSFHVLPKMGQLIVNDPDSYRYLAESIRMHPDQETLKGMMEQAGFEQTSYYNLTGGIVALHRGYKF; encoded by the coding sequence ATGACTGATAAAAACGCGCACCAGGATCAAGAGACCATCGACTTTGGCTATCAGCAAGTCAAACGCCAAGAAAAAGAAAGCCTCGTGGCCAATGTGTTTCACTCGGTGGCGGCTAAGTACGATCTGATGAATGACGTGATGTCGATGGGCATTCACCGGATCTGGAAACGCTTTACCATTGATTGCAGTGGTGTTCGTCCTGGGCAAAAAGTGCTCGACTTAGCTGGTGGGACAGGCGATCTTACGGCAAAATTTTCTCGCCTTGTCGGTGAGCGCGGTGAAGTGGTGCTCGCCGACATTAACAACTCAATGCTCAAGGTAGGCCGAGACAAACTGCGCGACAAGGGCATTGTTGGCAATGTCAGTTACGTGCAAGCCAACGCCGAGGCGTTGCCTTTCCCAGATGACCACTTCGATTGCATCACTATCGCGTTTGGCCTGCGTAATGTGACTGACAAAGATGCAGCCTTACGTTCAATGTTTCGTGTCCTTAAGCCCGGTGGGCGTTTGCTGGTGCTCGAATTTTCAAAACCGGTTGCCGAGCCGTTGTCAAAAGTCTACGACGCCTACTCTTTCCATGTGTTACCGAAAATGGGGCAACTGATTGTTAATGACCCAGATAGCTATCGCTATTTGGCTGAATCGATTCGCATGCACCCCGACCAAGAGACGCTAAAAGGAATGATGGAGCAAGCCGGTTTTGAACAAACCAGCTACTACAACCTCACGGGTGGCATTGTGGCGCTACACCGTGGATATAAATTCTAA
- the thiH gene encoding 2-iminoacetate synthase ThiH, with protein sequence MSFSERWAALDWDHHRLSIYSKTRQDVERALAKSSRNLDDFAALISPAAEAYLEAMAQQSAALTRQRFGYTMGFYIPLYLSNLCANVCTYCGFSMENRIKRRTLDEAEIAAECEAIKKMGFDSVLLVTGEHESKVGLEYFLRALPVVKQYFHHVAMEVQPLDTEAYRALVAQGVDAVMVYQETYHAPTYGEHHKRGNKTDFHYRLQTPDRLAQAGVDKIGLGALIGLEDWRTDSFFTAQHLDYLEKQYWQSRYSLSFPRLRPCAGALQPKSVMTDKQLVQLICAYRLWNPQVELSLSTRESPHFRDNVLPLGVTSLSAASKTQPGGYANPEPQLEQFAISDERSAAEVAASVRALGFEVVWKDWDNIYDVARQAQMASQMAVG encoded by the coding sequence ATGAGCTTTTCTGAGCGGTGGGCGGCACTCGATTGGGATCATCATCGCCTTTCGATTTACAGCAAAACGCGCCAAGATGTCGAGCGGGCGCTGGCTAAATCTTCGCGTAATTTGGACGACTTCGCTGCCCTGATCAGTCCTGCCGCTGAAGCCTACCTTGAGGCCATGGCTCAGCAATCTGCGGCGCTGACGCGGCAGCGGTTTGGCTACACCATGGGGTTTTATATTCCGCTGTATCTCTCCAATTTGTGCGCCAACGTCTGTACTTATTGCGGTTTTTCGATGGAAAACCGAATCAAACGGCGCACGCTGGATGAAGCCGAGATCGCCGCCGAGTGTGAAGCGATCAAAAAAATGGGCTTTGACAGTGTGCTCTTGGTGACCGGTGAGCATGAAAGCAAGGTGGGGCTCGAGTATTTTCTCCGCGCTTTACCCGTGGTGAAGCAATACTTTCACCATGTGGCGATGGAGGTGCAGCCGCTGGATACCGAGGCATATCGCGCCTTGGTGGCACAGGGTGTGGATGCGGTGATGGTTTACCAAGAAACCTACCACGCTCCAACCTATGGGGAACACCACAAGCGCGGGAATAAAACCGACTTTCACTACCGGCTGCAAACCCCAGATAGGTTGGCACAAGCAGGGGTCGATAAGATCGGTCTCGGCGCCTTGATTGGCCTTGAGGACTGGCGCACCGACAGCTTTTTTACCGCCCAGCATCTGGATTATCTGGAAAAGCAATACTGGCAAAGCCGCTATTCGCTATCTTTTCCGCGCTTACGTCCTTGCGCGGGGGCGTTACAGCCGAAATCGGTGATGACGGACAAGCAGCTGGTTCAGCTGATTTGTGCCTATCGGTTGTGGAATCCGCAGGTCGAGCTATCGCTATCGACACGAGAGTCCCCCCACTTTCGCGACAATGTGTTGCCCCTTGGGGTCACGAGCCTATCCGCGGCGTCAAAAACCCAACCGGGCGGCTATGCGAACCCTGAGCCACAATTAGAGCAGTTTGCCATCAGTGATGAACGGAGCGCGGCAGAGGTGGCCGCCAGCGTCCGTGCCCTCGGTTTTGAGGTGGTATGGAAAGATTGGGATAACATCTACGATGTCGCGCGTCAGGCGCAAATGGCTTCACAAATGGCAGTGGGTTAG
- a CDS encoding thiazole synthase — MLTIADTTFSSRLLTGTGKFASRKTMAESLAASGTELVTMALKRVDVHAIQDDILTPLRELGVRLLPNTSGAKNAQEAVFAARLAREALGTHWVKLEIHPDPKYLMPDPIETLQAAKTLVGEGFVVLPYCHADPVLCKRLEEVGCAAVMPLGSPIGSNQGLASMAFLDIIIEQARVPVIIDAGIGAPSDAALAMERGADAVLVNTAIATAGDPIAMGAAFKQAVEAGRCAYRAGLAGTHNHAHASSPLTAFLDAKEA, encoded by the coding sequence GGCAAGTTTGCCAGTCGCAAGACTATGGCCGAATCACTGGCGGCCAGTGGTACTGAACTGGTCACCATGGCCCTAAAGCGAGTCGATGTGCATGCCATACAAGACGATATTTTAACGCCGCTGCGCGAGCTCGGTGTGCGCCTGCTGCCCAATACCTCAGGGGCGAAAAATGCGCAAGAAGCGGTCTTTGCCGCGCGTCTTGCCCGAGAAGCATTGGGAACGCATTGGGTGAAGCTGGAAATTCACCCCGACCCCAAATATTTGATGCCTGATCCGATTGAAACCCTTCAAGCGGCGAAAACCCTTGTGGGTGAGGGGTTTGTGGTGCTGCCATATTGTCATGCCGATCCTGTGCTGTGTAAGCGTTTGGAAGAGGTGGGATGCGCGGCGGTGATGCCTCTTGGCTCACCGATTGGCTCCAACCAAGGGCTGGCCTCAATGGCGTTTCTCGACATCATTATCGAGCAAGCTCGCGTACCGGTGATCATTGATGCCGGCATTGGCGCACCGTCCGATGCGGCGTTAGCGATGGAGCGCGGTGCCGATGCAGTTTTGGTCAACACCGCCATTGCCACGGCTGGCGATCCGATTGCCATGGGCGCAGCGTTTAAACAAGCGGTTGAAGCAGGACGCTGTGCGTATCGCGCTGGACTGGCGGGCACACACAATCACGCCCACGCGTCTAGCCCCTTAACCGCGTTTCTTGACGCTAAGGAGGCGTGA
- a CDS encoding DMT family transporter translates to MHNERKALIFGLSAVLLWSTVATAFKITLSYMTPIQMLAAASVVSVVVLAAIAAVQGKLSALWPTFRRRPGYYCLLGMINPLIYYLVLFKAYDLLPASLAQPLNYSWAITLTLMAAVFLGQTIRRQDWIAAALGYFGVVVIATKGQLLSLQFDSPLGIGLALLSTLLWAGFWVLNTKNPADPVLGILLSFMLSLPVSLLLAGMTASWTGIPWQGWLAVSYVGLFEMGVTFMLWLSAMKYTQNTSRISNLIFISPFISLVLLATIIGETIHVSTLIGLSFIVVGLLIQQRKPKKREQPAASA, encoded by the coding sequence ATGCACAATGAGCGTAAGGCTCTGATATTTGGATTGTCTGCTGTGCTGTTGTGGTCGACGGTCGCGACCGCGTTCAAAATCACCCTAAGCTACATGACCCCGATTCAAATGCTGGCGGCAGCCAGTGTCGTATCGGTCGTCGTACTCGCCGCCATTGCCGCTGTGCAAGGCAAGCTATCGGCACTGTGGCCAACGTTTCGTCGCCGGCCAGGCTACTATTGCCTGCTAGGGATGATTAACCCCTTAATTTATTATTTGGTTCTTTTCAAAGCCTACGACCTTCTTCCTGCGTCCTTGGCGCAACCCTTGAACTACAGCTGGGCCATTACCTTGACCTTAATGGCAGCGGTATTTCTCGGCCAAACCATTCGCCGCCAAGACTGGATCGCGGCAGCATTAGGCTATTTTGGTGTGGTGGTCATTGCCACCAAAGGGCAATTGCTCTCGCTACAATTTGACAGCCCGCTGGGTATTGGGCTCGCGCTGCTCTCCACCCTATTGTGGGCAGGGTTTTGGGTACTTAACACCAAAAACCCCGCTGACCCCGTGCTCGGCATTCTGTTAAGTTTTATGCTGTCGCTACCGGTGTCCTTATTGTTAGCCGGAATGACAGCATCATGGACAGGGATCCCCTGGCAAGGATGGCTCGCGGTAAGCTATGTGGGATTATTTGAAATGGGCGTGACGTTCATGTTGTGGCTGAGCGCAATGAAATATACCCAGAATACTTCTCGCATCAGTAATCTGATCTTTATCTCGCCCTTTATTTCTTTGGTATTACTGGCCACCATTATTGGCGAAACTATTCATGTCAGCACGCTCATCGGCCTTAGCTTTATTGTGGTTGGCCTGCTTATTCAGCAACGCAAACCCAAAAAGCGTGAGCAGCCAGCGGCAAGCGCATAA
- a CDS encoding multidrug effflux MFS transporter, protein MTHTDSPTSNRLLVALMVLLVLFSPMAIDIYLPALPYMAGDFNVSPTLAQDTVTWFMFSLGLGQLFAGPLADRFGRKPVAIIGISLYGLSSLMAWLATSMDMMLVARLLQGFGACATSVCAFAAVRDRFGAERSGHMISYLNGAICFVPALAPLLGSWLTQMFDWRANFSFMLGYAALGLVLVSVFLPETRPTHTDNSGRLFSLRRYWQVLRVPTFTYHIILCMLAMAVILAYVTSAPVLLMDRYGISMNSFTFWFGANAALNIAAAMLAPRYMQRFGSRRALNIGLMMLVGSGGLMLALSPIAAPWAFMLPIFTSSFGFAWVLGASAGAALAPFSDRAGTAAALLGLFQMSGAGLLVSLTQRLGLSASDLMTVHMWLLLPGLIILWSPKGKQWHAKAVRD, encoded by the coding sequence ATGACACACACTGATTCACCGACATCGAATCGCTTACTGGTCGCCTTAATGGTGCTACTGGTGCTATTTAGCCCGATGGCGATTGATATTTACCTGCCTGCATTACCGTATATGGCCGGTGACTTTAATGTGAGCCCAACCTTGGCGCAAGATACCGTCACTTGGTTTATGTTTAGTCTCGGTTTAGGCCAGCTGTTTGCCGGGCCATTGGCTGACCGCTTTGGCCGTAAGCCTGTCGCGATCATTGGTATTTCACTTTATGGCCTGAGCTCACTGATGGCATGGCTCGCGACCTCGATGGACATGATGCTGGTGGCGCGTTTGCTGCAAGGTTTTGGCGCGTGTGCCACGTCCGTGTGTGCGTTTGCGGCAGTGCGTGACCGCTTTGGTGCTGAGCGCAGCGGCCATATGATTAGCTATCTCAATGGTGCGATTTGTTTTGTACCTGCCTTGGCCCCGCTACTGGGTAGCTGGCTCACTCAAATGTTTGATTGGCGTGCCAACTTTAGCTTTATGCTGGGCTATGCGGCATTGGGCTTGGTCTTGGTCAGCGTGTTTTTGCCTGAGACGCGTCCGACACACACAGATAACTCTGGGCGCTTATTCAGCTTACGCCGCTATTGGCAAGTGCTACGCGTGCCAACATTTACCTACCACATTATCCTTTGCATGCTGGCGATGGCGGTGATTTTAGCCTACGTCACTTCCGCACCAGTGTTACTGATGGACAGGTACGGTATTTCCATGAATAGCTTCACCTTTTGGTTTGGCGCCAACGCGGCATTAAATATCGCGGCAGCGATGTTAGCGCCGCGTTATATGCAACGATTTGGTAGCCGCCGTGCGCTCAATATTGGCTTGATGATGCTGGTTGGCTCAGGCGGGCTGATGTTGGCATTAAGCCCCATCGCTGCCCCCTGGGCCTTTATGTTGCCGATTTTTACCTCATCATTCGGCTTTGCCTGGGTACTGGGCGCATCAGCGGGCGCAGCCTTGGCACCGTTTTCTGATCGTGCTGGTACAGCGGCAGCCTTGTTGGGATTGTTCCAAATGAGTGGCGCAGGCCTGCTGGTTAGCCTCACTCAACGTTTAGGTTTATCCGCCAGTGATTTAATGACCGTCCATATGTGGTTGCTGCTACCTGGCTTAATTATTTTGTGGTCACCGAAAGGCAAGCAATGGCATGCCAAAGCAGTAAGAGATTAA